In Paenibacillus sonchi, the genomic stretch AAGCGTTATGAAGCTCCAGCAAATCTTTATTTTTTACGAAATAGTCAATGCCGGAATAGATAGTAACAAGCGCTGCAGCCCAGATGGCAATATCATCTACAGGAATGCTGACGAATTGAAACGGGAAGTTATTCAGCAGCAGCAGTGAAATTGCAACAATCTGAATAACAGTCTTTATCTTGCCCCACTTGCTGGCAGCAACCACTTTACCTTCGAGCAGCGCTACCTGGCGCAGTCCGGTTACCGCGAACTCGCGGCTGATAATAACGATTGCGATCCATGAGTCGCATCTGCCCAGCTCCACCAGGGAAATCAGCACAGCCGAGACCAGCAGCTTGTCCGCAAGTGGGTCGAGCAGCTTGCCCAGATTGGTGACCATGTTGTATTTCCGGGCGATATAACCGTCTATGCCATCGGTGCTGGCCGCAAGCAAAAAGATCACCGCTGCGATCAGATGATTAAAGGAAAGCTGGAACGAGCCCCAATGAATCGGTTCCGGATAAAAGCTGAAATTCATCAGCAAAAAAAACATCATAATCGGGATAAGACAAATACGTGCCAGCGTAATGCGGTTAGGCAAATTCACAGAAGTTCCTCCCTTGATCCATACGAATCCGTAATTCCACTATTTTCTAAAAAAACTGCTTACGCAAGTATATTATAGCCCTATGTAGGTGTCAAAAAAACACAAAGCACCCCGCAGGCGAGAAATCAGCAGGCAGTGCGGGGTACAAAAATCTTACTTTAAGTTATTAAACTGCAGATCCAGCGGCAAATCGGCTTTGCGCAGAATCTGGATAATCTGCTGCAGATCATCACGGCTTTTGCCGGTTACGCGGATTTGGTCCCCCTGGATTTGGCTCTTCACCTTCAGCTTCGAATCACGGATCAGAATGTTGATTTTTTTGGCATTTTCATGATCAATTCCCTGTTTAAGACCCAGACGCTGGCGCACAGTGCCCAGAGAAGCCGGCTCAACCTTGCCGAAATCCAGATTCTTGAGTGTAATGCCCCGCTTGACCATCTTCGACTGTAAAATATCGATGACGGCATTCAGCTTGTATTCGTCCTCTGAGGCGATGATAAGCGCATCCTTCTCCAGCTTCAGACTGCTCTTGCTGTTCTTGAAGTCAAAGCGGTTATCAATCTCCTTCTCCGTCTGGTGTACGGCATTGGTCAACTCCTGCATGTCCATTTTGGACACGATATCAAATGAACTTTCCGAACTCAATACATCCACTTCCTTTGTCAGCAAATATTCTTTTCCTATTATATGAGAAAGGAACTCTTAAGTCTAATTTGACAGGTAAAGCCCGGCATACAAAACAGCCCCACCAAAGTGGAGCCGTTCTGTGTAAAGGCAGACAACCCGTTCCCCCGGGTCCAATGAGCCGGGAGACGCTGCATGTCGCTACTGTCTGCTGCGCGAGGGGGCCCGGAACATATCCAAAATCCCGAGCAGAATATGTGCCAGTCCAAAGCCCAAAATGCCATAACCCCAGGCACTCGGTGTCAGATAGTATCCGAGGAGACTGACGATAATACCAAGCCCTGTTACGATCCAGCTAGCGGTCATGAGAGAATACACCTCACTTTGGCGTAAGAACTGTAAATCAATCATAGGTTCTCCTAAAAGCCAAAGTCTATACATTCAGCTTATATAGATGATTATTCAGTAGTTGTATTGTCCTGATTGGCTGCATTGTCCTGGCTTCCCTCAGTACCGCTGTCCTGTGCTCCGGATGTGTCTCCGGAAGCCGGGTCGTTATCCAGCTCAAGAAGAAGCCGGGATGAGGTCTTGCCGTCCGTGATTACTTGTCCATTGACGGTAATTTCCGTAGCAGGGGAGTACCCGGACTTGATATACATCCCTTCACTGTCGAGCGTGAAGCTCAGGTTGTCGCCGGCAGCAGTATTGCCGAAGCTCAGCTTCTCTCCCTTGGAATTCTCGCCTTTGTAGACTTCAAGCCAGCTCACTCCACTCGCAGCGATCTGCACCTGAACGGCGCTTCCTGCAGGTGCTGACACCTTGTACACCGTCGTTTTTCCCGATTTGCGGTCCTGTGTGACCGTAACCTCCTGGGAGGATGGGGATGGAGATGGAGATGGTGATGGTGAAGCCGATGGAGCTGTTGTCGCCTCAGGAGCCGCTGTGCCCGTACCTGTGCCTGCCGTAGCGGAAGGAGCCGCAACGCCACCTCCCACGGCAGTCGGCGAAGGCTGAACCTTCGACGGGTCCTGTGTAGCCGTGGTCAGATTGCCGGGTTCGGCTTTGTCTGGCTCCGGTTTGTTCATATTGGAAGAAGCGTACATGTAAATCACCACGATAATAAGCACAGGAAAGGTCCACATCAGAACTGTTGGCAGCCATTTCGCATTCCGTTCCGTTTCTGGTCTGCGGCTGCGCTTCTGTATCACCGTTTCCATCGGTGTCTCTACCGGAGCGGCAGGCACGTTGCCGTGCTCTTCCATCAGCTCGTCGGGATTTACATCCACGGCCTCCGCATAGGTTTTGATAAATGCCCGGACATAAAAGCTTCCCGGCAACACCTTATAATCCCCCGCTTCGATGGCTTCTAGATATTTTTTGCGGATTTTCGTTACTTCCTGGACATCATCAAGGCTCATCCCTTTTTGCAGACGCGCCTCCTTCAAATGCCGGCCCAGTTCCGACATACCATCACCTCCTAAGTGTGTAGTTCTGCTATCAGCAGCTATTTATAGATCATCACTGTAGCTCGTCGTGAACGAGTCGTACAATATCTCTTCGCTTGGTATATTGCGCAGCTCGATAATAATATCGAAATCATCATAGGTGTATTCGGATTCCCGCACAAAAATATCCGGGTGCTCAATCACCTTCGTGCTTGGCATGCTCATCACATGCTTCAGCAGATTATAGTGCTTCTCGTTGGAGCGGATCGTGCTGACAATCCCGTCAATAATGAATACATTGTGCGGATTCATTTCATCTTCGGCGAGCTGGCTGCGTACCGTCTGGCGCAATAGCGTCGAAGAGACAAAGGTCCAGCGCTTCATGGCACAGACACTGCCGGCGATAATCGACTCCGTCTTGCCGACACGCGGCATGCCCCGAAGACCAATAACCTGATTTCCTTCCCTTTTAAACAGCTCACCGAGAAAATCAACCAGCAGACCCAGTTCATCCCTGGTGAACCGGAACGTCTTGCGGTCATCCGAGTCGCGGTCAATATAGCGCCCATGCCGTACGGCCAGCTTGTCAACAAGCCGCGGGGAACGCAGGGCGGTCACCGTTATATTATCAACTTTTTTGAGCATTTCGCCCATCAGCATAATCTTTTCATCGTCACTTGTTTCCAGCAGCATTCCGCGGGTCTTGCCTTCTACTCCGTTAATGGTCAGGATATTGACCTCCAGCATTCCGAGCATTGAAGCGATATCACCAAGCAGACCAGGTCTGTTCTTATGTATCTTATACTCCATGTACCATTGTTTATATTCCACTTGCTACACCTCATAGATTCCTTTTCCCGTAACTTTGCGGCATACACCAAAAAAAGCCGGCTTCGGCAAAGTGTTCTGAACACGGGTCATGTTAATGATATATAAAATAAATTTGAAAGGCAAGGACACTATTGTAATAATTGCAGAAAAGCTCCCGCGAGGGGAGCTTGTTCCGCGAGCTATGCGTTTTTCTTCGCCAGCTTCACCATGAGGGAAGCAATAGTCTGCTTCTCATCATCCGTGCCGACATCCCACAGCTCTTTGATCGCCCGGTTGGAGTAGTTGCCCGGATCGACTTTTTTATCGAGAAACTCCCCGATTTCAAAAGCCAGCTTGGAAATGGTTTCCTCGCTCATCCCCATTTTTTCAGCCTGAATGACCCGCTCGCCCAGAAAGCTTTTCCAGGTATCAAAGTTCTTCACTACGGAGTCTGTTGACATCTTAAATCCTCCTCAAAATGTTGTGGGTTACGTGAGATTTAAAAGCAACAGTTATAATATGTCTCCGCCCGGATATTCTTATGCTGGAGCATTTCTCCAAGGGTACCGCTTCAGGTAATCCACCCGCCGTTCGGACTGATGATCTGCCCGGTGATATAACCGGATTCCGGTAGCGCCAGAAAATACACCAGCGAAGAGATCTCCTCCGGGGAAGCCAGTCGTCCTGCCGGAATCTCATCCTCCAGCATACGCATCTCATCCGCTTGCAGGTTGGCGAGCATCGCCGTCTGCACGGCTCCAGGGGCTACGGCGTTGACTGTGACTCCCGACGGGGCCAGCTCCTTCGCTAGCGCCTTAGTAAAGGCATTAACGCCGCCTTTGCTGGCGGAATAAGCGACTTCACAAGAGGCGCCGGAAATTCCCCAGACCGAGGATACATTGATAATCCGCCCATACCGCTGGGACACCATATATGGCATGAAAATCTGGCTGCATAGGAAGGTGCCTTTCAGATTGACTGCCATAATCTCGTCCCATTCTTCCTCAGTCACATCCGCCAGCATCCCGTAATGCGCCTTACCGGCGTTATTTACCACAATATCCGGCTGCATTCCGCTCGCCGCGAGCCTTTCGGCCATCCGCACCAGCTGGCTGCGGTCCTTCATATCCGCAGCCACTGTCATTACCTTGGCTCCAAGCGCCATACAGCGCCGGGCCACATCATTCGCCGCTTCATGCGAATTCATATAATGAATAACAATGTTCATTCCGACTGAGGCAAAACGCTCGGCAATCGCACCGCCGATTCCCCCGCTGCCTCCGGTAATGAGCACGGTCATCTCTCCTATTGGTTTGCCGTTCTCTCCCGAAAGCGCCATTAAGGGCTCACCACAAGCGACACTGCAAGCTGCTCCCAGTCGACATGCGAGCGCAGACGTTCGTTGACTTCTTCCAGTGTGATCGATTCATAAAGCGGAAGCACTTCAAAAAGGTTCCCTCCGCGGAACTGGTACCGCGTGAATTCATGGGCAATGCTCTCAGGCGAATTCAGCATGCGCAGATAGCCGCCGATTTTCTTTTTGCGGGCCCGTTCAAAATCCTTCTCCGCAAAACCAGACGCCAGCACGAGATTGATTTCTTCCTTTATCCGCTTCAGCAGCAGATCAGTGTCTTTGGTATCTCCGCCGATCGCCGAAAACGCGTATTGCGGTGAGCTGTTGAATTCATGTCCGAAGCTGTCCGAGATCAGCTCTTCGTCATACAGTTTCTGGTACAAAGCCGTACTGCTTCCGAGCAGCAGGTCCAGCATCAGCTTGGTCGTCAAATCGCGGCGCACCGCAGCTTCCCCGGTCAGGCCCTCCACCTTTTCCTTGAAGCCAAACAGCATCTTCGGCATGGACACCGCCAGCTTGCTCTCCTTGACTTTTGCCGCTACCTGAACAGGCTCTTCCTCAAAGATGCGCTGGATTTCACCCTGTTTGCCGTAAGATTTGCCGTTCTGGTTGTTGCGGATCAGCTCAAACACCTGCTCCGGATCGACTCCGCCGACTACAAACAACAGCATATTGCTGGGATGGTAGAAGGAATTGTAGCAGGTATACAAGGTTTCTTTGGTGATCGTGGCAATCGATTCGATGGTACCGGCAATATCGATATGGACCGGGTGTTTGGAATACATGGCTTCGATCAGGCCAAAATAAACGCGCCAGTCGGGATTATCCGCATACATATTGATTTCCTGGCCGATGATGCCCTTTTCCTTCTCCACATTCTCATCGGTGAAATAAGGCCGCTGTACGAAATCCACAAGTGTACTGAGATTGGTCTCGATATTTTCGGTTGCCGAAAAGAGGTATACCGTCTGGTCAAAGCTGGTGAACGCATTTGCTGAAGCTCCGTTGGATGCAAAGGTGGCGAAAATGTCGCCTTCCGGCTCCTCGAACATTTTGTGCTCCAGAAAGTGGGCTATGCCGTCGGGAACGGTCGTTTCTTCGCCCCCTGCAACCTTGAAGTGATTATCCACGGACCCGTATTTGGTCGCAAAGGTAGCATAGGTTTTGAGAAAAGCCGGCTTCGGCAGTACATACACCTGCAGACCGTTATCCATAACCTCGTGATACAGCGTTTCTTGAAGTTTCTCGTAATGAATCTTTTCCACCGTTATTCCCCCTTCCCTGTCAGGAAATAAATCGTATCCAGCTCAAAGGTGCCGGCTGCAGCCTTCACATCTTCTGCCCCCGTACTGTCAACCTGAGCCAGGAGTTCCTGGGCGGAACGGTCTTTTCCGGACAACTGACGGTTGAAATCAAAGGATATCATTTCAAAAGCGGAGTCCTGGATTTCGGAGAGCAGATTGCGGATCATGGCTTTGGTCTGGCTCAGCTCCAGGTCACTGATATTCCCGGCCTGGAGTTCATCCAGCTGCTTGCGGATAATGTCTACAGCTTTGCTGTAGTTCTGTGTCTCAATTCCCGATTGAATGGTGCCAATGCCTTTATGGCCGTCATAACGCGAGGATGCGTAATAAGCCAGGCTCTCTTTTTCCCGCACGTTCACAAACAGCTTGGAGTGCGGATATCCGCCCAGAATGCCGTTGTACATGAGCGCTGAAGCATACCTGTCGTCTTTGTATGTTATCGGGGTGCGCAGACCCATGTTGAGCTTCCCTTGATTGACATCGAGCTTCTCTTCCACAGTGCGGACCTCAGTTACGGCTACCGGTGAAAAATTGGAAGAATACCCTGCTGCGTTCCCATGGGTACGGCCAAAATGGCGGGTCACCAGCTTCTCTACTTCCTCAGGGGTGGTATCACCTACGACATACAGGTCGAGAATGGCTCCGCCCAGCCAGGAATGATAGGACTGATAAAGCGATTCCGGGGTAATGCCGTCGAGATCGGCTCTTTGGCCCAGCGGGTGGAGACGGTACGGTTCCTGACGGCACATTTCTTCAATGCAGCGTTCGGCTGCATAACGGATTTTGTCGTTGACGATTGCCTCCAGCTTCTTGCGCACGGTTTCGCGCTCAGTGGCTACATAGGAAGCACGGAAACTCCCATCCTCCAGCAGCGGTTTTGTCAGTACCTCTCCAAGGAACGCAAACGATTCGCCCAGCAGGCTTTCTTTGCTCTGCACGAAGGAATCATTGATTGTATCCATACGAAACTGGACAATCTGATAGTCGCCTCTTTTATAAATGTCAAAACCGAACCCGGCCCCGTACAGCTCCTCCAGACGCTCACGGAACTGTGTGGTTTCGGGATAATTCGCCGTTCCTCTGCGCAGCACAAAGGGAATCAGCGCAGTCGGGGTCACCGTATGTTCATCAAGCGGAACACCGGCATAGAGTGAGATGGCGAACGTCTTGAACGCCTTGGTCGGCAGGACGTGAATGCGCATGCCTGCGGCGCTGCCATGTTGAAAACCGTTATTTGTCAAGTCCAAAACTCCTTTGCGGCGGGGATAACTGCCATATAAGCTAAACTTAAGAGCAAGGGGAAGCCGGATTCTTAAGTTCACACTCAATACAACAAGTTTATGAAGTATTATCCATTCTAAACCATTCCAAAGTAAGGAAGCAACCGGAAGCAGGCTGCCGGTTGCTCTTGGTCGATTTTTGTCTTGTATGGCACTGCGTATTGCCGGCTACATGCAAAAAATATGCTCGCCGATGGTTTTCACCTGCGGACGGCTCCAAATCCATTTGGAGGTGGCTGTCTTCGGATTGAAGTAATAAATGCAGCCGCCGGAAGGGTCCCACCCGTTAAGCGCCTGCTGCACCGCCTTGCGCGCCTGTTCATTCGGTTCAAGATAAATCTGTCCATCCGCCACCGCGGTGAAGGCGCCCGGCTGAAAAATCACACCGGAAGGTGTATTCGGGAAGTTTGGTGATTTCACACGGTTCAGAATCACTGCGGCTACTGCGACCTGGCCTTCAAACGGTTCACCGCGCGACTCGCCATATACCGCATTGGCCATAATTCTGAGATCATTCTCCGACAGCCCCATGGTGTTGCCCGAGCTAAGCTCGGCTGTATTCGTGTTGCCCCCATTTGAGGCTCCGGTGTTCCCGTTGCCTTGCGTCTTATTGGCAGTGCTGGTTGACGGTTCTGTAGGCCTCCAGGCTTTGGTGGCGTTATAGAGCTTCAGCTTTGTTTTGGCCCCGACAATACCATCAGCCTTCATCCCGAATTTCCACTGGAACCAGGTAACGGCATTTCTGGTTTTCGCCCCGAATTGGCTGTCTATGGCACCCGCATAATATCCGAGATGCTTGAGTCTGCCCTGCAGCTCGTAGACATCCTGTCCGGAAGAACCCACCTTAAGCGGGGTTGTCCCGAATACAGGCAGCGCCTCCTCCTCCGGCACAGTGCCCTCCGTCATTACAGATGTATGATTATTCTGATTCGCGTAGACTGCACCTGGTTCCTTGAGGAGTATAGCTGTGAACGGCGCAGCTGCCAGTGCAAGGGTTAGTGCGGCAAATATCCATTGCGTATGCTTTTTCATTGGGGATCGCTCTACCTTTCTCTTGTAAGTTCTGCATGGATGGCTAAAGTTATTATGACGACTGGCAGGGCATCCTATGCATTACCGGCTTCGAAACAAGCTGTCCCGGTCAATCCAGTTAGCCTGGGAACACAACAAACCCCCTTCCAATAAGGAAAGGGGCTTGATCCCGAAAAAGTAAAAGGATTAGTTAAGAGCTAATCCGGTTATGCTGGTACTGCTCAAGAGACATCAACACCTCGCGAGGTTTACTGCCCTCGTATGGACCGATCACACTCCGGGCCTCCATGGCATCGATCAGCCGGGCAGCGCGGGTATAACCGACACGCATGCGCCGCTGAAGCAGCGATACAGAAGCCTGCTTCGCTTCCAGCACAATCTGCACCGCCTGCTCGTACAATTCATCCTGCGGCTCATCGTCTTCAGTCACCATGTCATCCACTTCAGGGACAATGGACTCGTCGTAATTGGCTTCCCCCTGGCTGCTGACATACTGGACAATCGTTTCCACTTCCTGATCGCTCATAAAAGCACCCTGAACGCGTATCGGCTTCGATGCGCCCATAGGCAGGAAGAGCATATCGCCCCGACCCAGCAGCTTTTCCGCTCCCGGCATATCCAGGATGGTCCGCGAATCGACGTTAGAGGACACTCCAAACGCAATACGTGAAGGAATATTAGCCTTGATAAGTCCAGTGATGACATCGACGGACGGACGCTGGGTTGCAATGATTAAGTGGATGCCTGCTGCACGGGCCATTTGCGCCAGGCGGCAGATCGCGTCCTCGACATCATTAG encodes the following:
- the pgsA gene encoding CDP-diacylglycerol--glycerol-3-phosphate 3-phosphatidyltransferase, producing MNLPNRITLARICLIPIMMFFLLMNFSFYPEPIHWGSFQLSFNHLIAAVIFLLAASTDGIDGYIARKYNMVTNLGKLLDPLADKLLVSAVLISLVELGRCDSWIAIVIISREFAVTGLRQVALLEGKVVAASKWGKIKTVIQIVAISLLLLNNFPFQFVSIPVDDIAIWAAALVTIYSGIDYFVKNKDLLELHNA
- a CDS encoding YajQ family cyclic di-GMP-binding protein produces the protein MSSESSFDIVSKMDMQELTNAVHQTEKEIDNRFDFKNSKSSLKLEKDALIIASEDEYKLNAVIDILQSKMVKRGITLKNLDFGKVEPASLGTVRQRLGLKQGIDHENAKKINILIRDSKLKVKSQIQGDQIRVTGKSRDDLQQIIQILRKADLPLDLQFNNLK
- a CDS encoding RodZ domain-containing protein — its product is MSELGRHLKEARLQKGMSLDDVQEVTKIRKKYLEAIEAGDYKVLPGSFYVRAFIKTYAEAVDVNPDELMEEHGNVPAAPVETPMETVIQKRSRRPETERNAKWLPTVLMWTFPVLIIVVIYMYASSNMNKPEPDKAEPGNLTTATQDPSKVQPSPTAVGGGVAAPSATAGTGTGTAAPEATTAPSASPSPSPSPSPSSQEVTVTQDRKSGKTTVYKVSAPAGSAVQVQIAASGVSWLEVYKGENSKGEKLSFGNTAAGDNLSFTLDSEGMYIKSGYSPATEITVNGQVITDGKTSSRLLLELDNDPASGDTSGAQDSGTEGSQDNAANQDNTTTE
- a CDS encoding DUF3388 domain-containing protein translates to MEYKQWYMEYKIHKNRPGLLGDIASMLGMLEVNILTINGVEGKTRGMLLETSDDEKIMLMGEMLKKVDNITVTALRSPRLVDKLAVRHGRYIDRDSDDRKTFRFTRDELGLLVDFLGELFKREGNQVIGLRGMPRVGKTESIIAGSVCAMKRWTFVSSTLLRQTVRSQLAEDEMNPHNVFIIDGIVSTIRSNEKHYNLLKHVMSMPSTKVIEHPDIFVRESEYTYDDFDIIIELRNIPSEEILYDSFTTSYSDDL
- a CDS encoding DUF3243 domain-containing protein, which translates into the protein MSTDSVVKNFDTWKSFLGERVIQAEKMGMSEETISKLAFEIGEFLDKKVDPGNYSNRAIKELWDVGTDDEKQTIASLMVKLAKKNA
- the ymfI gene encoding elongation factor P 5-aminopentanone reductase — protein: MALSGENGKPIGEMTVLITGGSGGIGGAIAERFASVGMNIVIHYMNSHEAANDVARRCMALGAKVMTVAADMKDRSQLVRMAERLAASGMQPDIVVNNAGKAHYGMLADVTEEEWDEIMAVNLKGTFLCSQIFMPYMVSQRYGRIINVSSVWGISGASCEVAYSASKGGVNAFTKALAKELAPSGVTVNAVAPGAVQTAMLANLQADEMRMLEDEIPAGRLASPEEISSLVYFLALPESGYITGQIISPNGGWIT
- the yfmH gene encoding EF-P 5-aminopentanol modification-associated protein YfmH, producing the protein MEKIHYEKLQETLYHEVMDNGLQVYVLPKPAFLKTYATFATKYGSVDNHFKVAGGEETTVPDGIAHFLEHKMFEEPEGDIFATFASNGASANAFTSFDQTVYLFSATENIETNLSTLVDFVQRPYFTDENVEKEKGIIGQEINMYADNPDWRVYFGLIEAMYSKHPVHIDIAGTIESIATITKETLYTCYNSFYHPSNMLLFVVGGVDPEQVFELIRNNQNGKSYGKQGEIQRIFEEEPVQVAAKVKESKLAVSMPKMLFGFKEKVEGLTGEAAVRRDLTTKLMLDLLLGSSTALYQKLYDEELISDSFGHEFNSSPQYAFSAIGGDTKDTDLLLKRIKEEINLVLASGFAEKDFERARKKKIGGYLRMLNSPESIAHEFTRYQFRGGNLFEVLPLYESITLEEVNERLRSHVDWEQLAVSLVVSP
- the yfmF gene encoding EF-P 5-aminopentanol modification-associated protein YfmF; the protein is MRIHVLPTKAFKTFAISLYAGVPLDEHTVTPTALIPFVLRRGTANYPETTQFRERLEELYGAGFGFDIYKRGDYQIVQFRMDTINDSFVQSKESLLGESFAFLGEVLTKPLLEDGSFRASYVATERETVRKKLEAIVNDKIRYAAERCIEEMCRQEPYRLHPLGQRADLDGITPESLYQSYHSWLGGAILDLYVVGDTTPEEVEKLVTRHFGRTHGNAAGYSSNFSPVAVTEVRTVEEKLDVNQGKLNMGLRTPITYKDDRYASALMYNGILGGYPHSKLFVNVREKESLAYYASSRYDGHKGIGTIQSGIETQNYSKAVDIIRKQLDELQAGNISDLELSQTKAMIRNLLSEIQDSAFEMISFDFNRQLSGKDRSAQELLAQVDSTGAEDVKAAAGTFELDTIYFLTGKGE
- the sleB gene encoding spore cortex-lytic enzyme, whose amino-acid sequence is MKKHTQWIFAALTLALAAAPFTAILLKEPGAVYANQNNHTSVMTEGTVPEEEALPVFGTTPLKVGSSGQDVYELQGRLKHLGYYAGAIDSQFGAKTRNAVTWFQWKFGMKADGIVGAKTKLKLYNATKAWRPTEPSTSTANKTQGNGNTGASNGGNTNTAELSSGNTMGLSENDLRIMANAVYGESRGEPFEGQVAVAAVILNRVKSPNFPNTPSGVIFQPGAFTAVADGQIYLEPNEQARKAVQQALNGWDPSGGCIYYFNPKTATSKWIWSRPQVKTIGEHIFCM